One region of Scophthalmus maximus strain ysfricsl-2021 chromosome 15, ASM2237912v1, whole genome shotgun sequence genomic DNA includes:
- the srrm1 gene encoding serine/arginine repetitive matrix protein 1 isoform X6, with translation MMQINLTGFLNGKNAREFMRDLWPLLLSAQENIAGIPSAFLEQKKEEIKQRQIEQEKLASLKKVDEDKKEKEKDARERAQSKSPRRRKTRSPSPRRRSPVKRERKRSPSRSPRRKPSPVGGSSPPPPLMQLPTKPLEQIVELDTSTGPMPEPVAQEASSTCDTVVEVVKADSVTEVKEPSPEKIPKKEERPRSREREKESRRERPHHRSRSHSRSRRRRSRSRSYSPRRRQSPRRRMSPRRRSPPRRGPTNSRHRHRRSPVRRRRSRSASSSGSSSSGSGSPKKAMKRISGTPPRKQVQPRDTSISPAGKERRSPSPRARRGRGSASPPRSSALKRKPGARGDSPSDNIKPRHSDRSESEEDKNEKGATADSVQQRRQYRRQNRQSSSDTGSSSSEDEGPKRPTAGPGARNGEVRRRRSRTPSPRRRHRDPSPRKRRSPSPGRRRRTPSPPRRRSPSPPRRRRSPSPPRRRSPSPPPRRRSPSPRRYSPPIQRRYSPSPLPPPKRKMSSSPAKRSSPGAKRRPSRSPKRRSSPPQRRRTPPTSSPPRHRRSPMLPSGWQSRDTRSPANRRSPSPLNRGRAVRGSTSPRGRFETSSLSPSNQRRQQSPLHSGKPFRRVSRTPEPRSNQRPSPSPQPMRRASSRSRSVSPQPAAQKRPAPASASPSPTRSASGSPPPAKKASSGSGSQSPSKNSDVDGSGKKKKKKKEKKHKKEKKHKKHKKHKKEKSVAPAGGNGQENQGVEEDGESKKGSESEVDDALDDLEKHLREKALRSMRKAQLSPPQMS, from the exons ATCGAACAGGAGAAGCTAGCTTCTTTGAAGAAGGTGGATGAGGataagaaggaaaaggagaaggacgCCAGAGAGAGGGCTCAGTCAAAGAGTCCACGGAG GCGAAAGACAAGGTCGCCATCACCACGGCGAAGGTCACCAGTGAAGCGCGAAAGAAAACGCAGCCCTTCACGATCCCCAAGGCGTAAACCCAGTCCAGTTGGTGGCagctcacctcctccacccctgaTGCAGCTTCCCACGAAACCGTTGGAGCAGATTGTAGAGCTGGATACATCAACAGGACCCATGCCAGAACCAGTGGCCCAAGAAGCTTCTTCCACCTG TGACACAGTTGTGGAGGTGGTGAAAGCGGACTCTGTGACAGAAGTCAAAGAACCCTCCCCAGAGAAAATTCcgaaaaaagaggaaagaccCAGGTCTCGggaaagggagaaggaaagCAGGAGGGAAAGACCTCACCACCGCTCCCGATCTCATTCCCGCTCTCGCAGACGACGCTCCCGTTCTAG ATCTTATTCCCCTCGCAGAAGGCAGAGTCCCAGGAGGAGGATGTCTCCTCGTCGAAGGAGCCCCCCTCGACGTGGTCCCACCAACtctagacacagacacagacgttCCCCAGTCCGCAG GAGGCGCTCTCGCTCTGCTTCATCCTCTGGCAGCAGCTCCTCGGGCTCTGGCTCACCGAAAAAAGCGATGAAAAGAATATCTGGCACACCGCCCCGAAAGCAGGTGCAACCTCGGGACACTTCCATTAGCCCTGCAGGGAAGGAGAGACGGTCGCCATCTCCCAGGGCAAGAAGAGGCCGGGGCTCAGCCTCCCCACCCAGATCATCTG CTTTAAAACGAAAACCAGGAGCAAGGGGTGATTCTCCATCCGATAACATCAAGCCCAGACATTCAGACAGGTCGGAGTCTG AAGAGGATAAAAATGAGAAAGGGGCAACAGCAGATTCGGTGCAGCAGCGACGTCAATATCGCAGACAGAATCGACAGTCGTCTTCAG ATACAgggtcctcctcctcagaaGATGAAGGGCCAAAGAGGCCAACTGCGGGGCCGGGGGCCAGAAATGGTGAAGTCAGGAGGAGACGAAGCCGTACGCCATCTCCAAGGAGACGACACAGGGATCCATCTCCAAG GAAAAGGCGCTCTCCATCTCCTGGACGGAGACGTCGCACTCCTTCTCCCCCTCGTCgtcgctctccttctccccctcgtCGTCGCagatctccctctcctcctagACGAAG gtctccttctccacctcctcgtcgACGATCTCCATCCCCGAGACGATATTCTCCCCCTATCCAGCGTCGCTACAGCCCCTCACCTTTGCCTCCACCGAAGAGGAAGATGTCAAGCTCTCCTGCAAAGCGCTCATCCCCAGGGGCCAAGCGGCGTCCCTCCAGGTCCCCAAAGCGCAGAAGTTCTCCTCCTCAAAGGAGGCGCACTCCTCCCACCTCATCACCGCCCAGACACAGGAGGAGCCCCATGTTGCCTTCTGGCTGGCAAAGCAGGGATACCCGATCCCCTGCCAACCGCCGGTCCCCATCCCCTTTAAACCGCGGTCGCGCTGTTAGGGGTTCCACCAGTCCCCGGGGACGTTTTGAAACATCAAGCTTATCTCCATCCAACCAGCGGAGACAGCAGTCCCCTTTACACAGTGGCAAACCCTTCCGCAGGGTGTCCCGCACCCCAGAGCCACGCAGCAACCAGAG ACCCTCTCCAAGCCCCCAGCCCATGAGGAGAGCGTCTTCCAGATCAAGATCTGTTTCCCCTCAACCAGCAGCTCAGAAACGTCCAGCCCCTGCATCTGCCTCCCCCTCACCGACTCGCTCTGCCAGTGGGTCCCCACCACCAGCCAAAAAGGCCAGCAGTGGTTCTGGCAGTCAGTCCCCAAGCAAG AACTCGGACGTTGACGGCAgcggaaagaagaagaagaagaagaaggaaaagaaacacaagaaagagaaaaaacataagAAACACAAGAAGCATAAGAAAGAGAAGAGTGTTGCCCCTGCTGGTGGAAACGGACAAGAAAACCAGggtgtggaggaggatggagaatcaaaaaaa GGATCAGAGAGCGAAGTGGACGACGCCTTGGACGACCTAGAGAAGCATCTAAGGGAGAAGGCCCTGCGCTCCATGAGGAAGGCCCAGCTCTCTCCACCTCAAATGTCCTGA
- the srrm1 gene encoding serine/arginine repetitive matrix protein 1 isoform X5, whose translation MAIWSFLSPLVCVLQHPDSKMMQINLTGFLNGKNAREFMRDLWPLLLSAQENIAGIPSAFLEQKKEEIKQRQIEQEKLASLKKVDEDKKEKEKDARERAQSKSPRRRKTRSPSPRRRSPVKRERKRSPSRSPRRKPSPVGGSSPPPPLMQLPTKPLEQIVELDTSTGPMPEPVAQEASSTCDTVVEVVKADSVTEVKEPSPEKIPKKEERPRSREREKESRRERPHHRSRSHSRSRRRRSRSRSYSPRRRQSPRRRMSPRRRSPPRRGPTNSRHRHRRSPVRRRRSRSASSSGSSSSGSGSPKKAMKRISGTPPRKQVQPRDTSISPAGKERRSPSPRARRGRGSASPPRSSALKRKPGARGDSPSDNIKPRHSDRSESEEDKNEKGATADSVQQRRQYRRQNRQSSSDTGSSSSEDEGPKRPTAGPGARNGEVRRRRSRTPSPRRRHRDPSPRKRRSPSPGRRRRTPSPPRRRSPSPPRRRRSPSPPRRRSPSPPPRRRSPSPRRYSPPIQRRYSPSPLPPPKRKMSSSPAKRSSPGAKRRPSRSPKRRSSPPQRRRTPPTSSPPRHRRSPMLPSGWQSRDTRSPANRRSPSPLNRGRAVRGSTSPRGRFETSSLSPSNQRRQQSPLHSGKPFRRVSRTPEPRSNQRPSPSPQPMRRASSRSRSVSPQPAAQKRPAPASASPSPTRSASGSPPPAKKASSGSGSQSPSKNSDVDGSGKKKKKKKEKKHKKEKKHKKHKKHKKEKSVAPAGGNGQENQGVEEDGESKKGSESEVDDALDDLEKHLREKALRSMRKAQLSPPQMS comes from the exons ATCGAACAGGAGAAGCTAGCTTCTTTGAAGAAGGTGGATGAGGataagaaggaaaaggagaaggacgCCAGAGAGAGGGCTCAGTCAAAGAGTCCACGGAG GCGAAAGACAAGGTCGCCATCACCACGGCGAAGGTCACCAGTGAAGCGCGAAAGAAAACGCAGCCCTTCACGATCCCCAAGGCGTAAACCCAGTCCAGTTGGTGGCagctcacctcctccacccctgaTGCAGCTTCCCACGAAACCGTTGGAGCAGATTGTAGAGCTGGATACATCAACAGGACCCATGCCAGAACCAGTGGCCCAAGAAGCTTCTTCCACCTG TGACACAGTTGTGGAGGTGGTGAAAGCGGACTCTGTGACAGAAGTCAAAGAACCCTCCCCAGAGAAAATTCcgaaaaaagaggaaagaccCAGGTCTCGggaaagggagaaggaaagCAGGAGGGAAAGACCTCACCACCGCTCCCGATCTCATTCCCGCTCTCGCAGACGACGCTCCCGTTCTAG ATCTTATTCCCCTCGCAGAAGGCAGAGTCCCAGGAGGAGGATGTCTCCTCGTCGAAGGAGCCCCCCTCGACGTGGTCCCACCAACtctagacacagacacagacgttCCCCAGTCCGCAG GAGGCGCTCTCGCTCTGCTTCATCCTCTGGCAGCAGCTCCTCGGGCTCTGGCTCACCGAAAAAAGCGATGAAAAGAATATCTGGCACACCGCCCCGAAAGCAGGTGCAACCTCGGGACACTTCCATTAGCCCTGCAGGGAAGGAGAGACGGTCGCCATCTCCCAGGGCAAGAAGAGGCCGGGGCTCAGCCTCCCCACCCAGATCATCTG CTTTAAAACGAAAACCAGGAGCAAGGGGTGATTCTCCATCCGATAACATCAAGCCCAGACATTCAGACAGGTCGGAGTCTG AAGAGGATAAAAATGAGAAAGGGGCAACAGCAGATTCGGTGCAGCAGCGACGTCAATATCGCAGACAGAATCGACAGTCGTCTTCAG ATACAgggtcctcctcctcagaaGATGAAGGGCCAAAGAGGCCAACTGCGGGGCCGGGGGCCAGAAATGGTGAAGTCAGGAGGAGACGAAGCCGTACGCCATCTCCAAGGAGACGACACAGGGATCCATCTCCAAG GAAAAGGCGCTCTCCATCTCCTGGACGGAGACGTCGCACTCCTTCTCCCCCTCGTCgtcgctctccttctccccctcgtCGTCGCagatctccctctcctcctagACGAAG gtctccttctccacctcctcgtcgACGATCTCCATCCCCGAGACGATATTCTCCCCCTATCCAGCGTCGCTACAGCCCCTCACCTTTGCCTCCACCGAAGAGGAAGATGTCAAGCTCTCCTGCAAAGCGCTCATCCCCAGGGGCCAAGCGGCGTCCCTCCAGGTCCCCAAAGCGCAGAAGTTCTCCTCCTCAAAGGAGGCGCACTCCTCCCACCTCATCACCGCCCAGACACAGGAGGAGCCCCATGTTGCCTTCTGGCTGGCAAAGCAGGGATACCCGATCCCCTGCCAACCGCCGGTCCCCATCCCCTTTAAACCGCGGTCGCGCTGTTAGGGGTTCCACCAGTCCCCGGGGACGTTTTGAAACATCAAGCTTATCTCCATCCAACCAGCGGAGACAGCAGTCCCCTTTACACAGTGGCAAACCCTTCCGCAGGGTGTCCCGCACCCCAGAGCCACGCAGCAACCAGAG ACCCTCTCCAAGCCCCCAGCCCATGAGGAGAGCGTCTTCCAGATCAAGATCTGTTTCCCCTCAACCAGCAGCTCAGAAACGTCCAGCCCCTGCATCTGCCTCCCCCTCACCGACTCGCTCTGCCAGTGGGTCCCCACCACCAGCCAAAAAGGCCAGCAGTGGTTCTGGCAGTCAGTCCCCAAGCAAG AACTCGGACGTTGACGGCAgcggaaagaagaagaagaagaagaaggaaaagaaacacaagaaagagaaaaaacataagAAACACAAGAAGCATAAGAAAGAGAAGAGTGTTGCCCCTGCTGGTGGAAACGGACAAGAAAACCAGggtgtggaggaggatggagaatcaaaaaaa GGATCAGAGAGCGAAGTGGACGACGCCTTGGACGACCTAGAGAAGCATCTAAGGGAGAAGGCCCTGCGCTCCATGAGGAAGGCCCAGCTCTCTCCACCTCAAATGTCCTGA